The Humulus lupulus chromosome 4, drHumLupu1.1, whole genome shotgun sequence genome has a window encoding:
- the LOC133832488 gene encoding uncharacterized protein LOC133832488 → MTTSRNPLEDPTDPYYLHHGDNPGNILVSQLLTDQDNYVSWSRAMQLAILVKNKLGFLDGSIPKPFPTDHNMYNAWIRKNNIMISLILNSVSKEISSSILYDETAAAIWTDLKVRFHQRNGPHIYNLRKGLMNQTVSMYFTRLKTIWEELSNYRPNCTCNGCTCGGVKKLQEHHHMEHIMSILMGLSDHFSQVCGSILLMDHLPKANRLFHLVTQEENQKRNTSTGADPNPNMAFVFQGDKASNKHQDSQGPRTNPPKGNRPFCTHCNIHGHTVGRCYKIHGYPPGFKTNKPKEAAANQLHTSNDTSTNSDESHTLLPQLTTVQYQQLLNLLANQQPGMTISDHSTSRGTTETRLILPNNDTLLVHQSGSIAVSDQLLLTDDKLSKKVIGKGKTNNGLYMLDLSPPARVFAISADL, encoded by the exons ATGACTACTTCAAGAAATCCTCTTGAAGATCCAACTGATCCCTACTATCTTCACCATGGCGACAATCCAGGGAACATCCTGGTTTCTCAGCTTCTCACCGATCAGGACAATTACGTTTCTTGGAGTCGAGCTATGCAACTCGCAATATTGGTGAAGAACAAACTTGGTTTCTTAGATGGTTCTATCCCTAAACCCTTTCCTACTGATCACAATATGTATAATGCTTGgattaggaaaaataatattatgaTTTCTTTAATTTTAAACTCTGTGTCTAAAGAAATCTCCTCTAGCATTCTTTATGATGAAACAGCTGCAGCAATATGGACTGATCTCAAGGTTCGTTTTCATCAGAGGAACGGTCCACACATTTATAATCTCAGAAAGGGATTGATGAATCAAACGGTGAGCATGTATTTTACCAGGCTCAAAACTATTTGGGAAGAATTGTCCAACTATAGACCCAATTGCACCTGCAATGGGTGTACTTGTGGTGGTGTCAAGAAACTTCAAGAACACCATCACATGGAGCACATAATGTCCATTCTTATGGGACTCTCGGATCATTTTTCTCAAGTTTGTGGCAGCATTCTTCTAATGGATCACTTGCCTAAAGCGAATAGGTTATTCCACCTGGTCactcaagaagaaaaccaaaaacGAAATACCTCTACTGGAGCCGATCCCAATCCGAATATGGCATTCGTTTTTCAGGGAGACAAAGCTTCAAACAAACATCAAGATTCCCAAGGTCCTAGAACCAATCCTCCCAAAGGGAACAGACCTTTTTGTACACATTGTAACATACATGGCCATACAGTGGGACGATGttacaaaatccatggctatccACCTGGTTTCAAGACAAATAAACCCAAAGAAGCTGCTGCAAATCAACTCCACACAAGCAACGATACAAGCACAAACTCTGATGAGTCTCACACTCTCCTTCCTCAACTTACTACGGTCCAATATCAACAACTCTTGAATTTGTTGGCTAATCAACAACCTGGTATGACTATCTCGGATCATAGCACCTCTAGAGGCACCACAG AAACTAGGCTTATTCTCCCTAATAATGACACTTTGCTTGTTCACCAAAGTGGGTCTATAGCTGTCTCGGATCAATTATTACTCACTGAT GACAAACTCAGCAAGAAGGTGATTGGCAAAGGTAAGACCAACAATGGTCTGTACATGCTAGACCTCTCACCACCTGCTCGTGTTTTTGCTATTTCTGCAGACTTATGA